The Bacteroides acidifaciens genome includes a region encoding these proteins:
- a CDS encoding DUF721 domain-containing protein, translated as MKRNDAEQIGKLIQQFLRQESLESPLNEQRLLDAWPKILGPAATYTSNLYIRNQTLYVHLTSAALRQELLMGREMLIRALNEKVGATVITNIIFR; from the coding sequence ATGAAACGCAATGATGCCGAACAAATAGGAAAACTGATTCAGCAGTTTCTTCGTCAGGAGAGTCTGGAGTCTCCGCTGAACGAGCAAAGATTGCTGGATGCCTGGCCCAAAATCCTGGGACCTGCGGCAACCTATACCAGCAACCTTTATATTCGTAACCAGACTTTGTATGTACATCTTACTTCTGCCGCCCTTCGTCAGGAACTACTGATGGGGCGCGAAATGCTGATACGCGCACTCAATGAGAAAGTAGGGGCCACGGTTATTACAAATATCATTTTCCGTTGA
- the recF gene encoding DNA replication/repair protein RecF (All proteins in this family for which functions are known are DNA-binding proteins that assist the filamentation of RecA onto DNA for the initiation of recombination or recombinational repair.): MILKRISILNYKNLEEVELRFSAKLNCFFGQNGMGKTNLLDAVYFLSFCKSSGNPIDSQNIRHEQDFFVIQGFYEAEDGTPEEIYCGMKRRSKKQFKRNKKEYSRFSDHIGFLPLVMVSPADSELIAGGSDERRRFMDVVISQYDKEYLDALIRYNKALIQRNTLLKSEFPVEEELFLVWEEMMAQAGEIVFKKREAFIKEFIPIFQSFYSFISQDKEHVGLSYESHARDASLLEVLRQSRERDKIMGFSLRGIHKDELNMLLGEFPIKKEGSQGQNKTYLVALKLAQFDFLKRTGRTVPLLLLDDIFDKLDASRVEQIVKLVAGDNFGQIFITDTNRGHLDSILHKVGSDYKIFRVAEGVIHEMEAE, encoded by the coding sequence ATGATACTGAAACGAATATCCATATTAAACTATAAGAATCTGGAAGAAGTGGAGCTGAGATTCTCCGCCAAACTGAATTGCTTTTTCGGGCAGAATGGGATGGGAAAGACTAATTTGCTGGATGCGGTGTATTTTTTGTCTTTTTGCAAAAGTTCCGGCAATCCGATTGATTCCCAGAATATTCGTCACGAACAGGACTTCTTTGTTATTCAGGGTTTTTATGAAGCTGAAGACGGGACTCCCGAGGAGATTTATTGCGGGATGAAACGTCGTTCAAAGAAGCAGTTCAAGCGCAATAAGAAGGAGTATAGCCGTTTTTCCGATCACATTGGTTTTCTGCCTTTGGTGATGGTGTCGCCTGCGGACTCCGAATTGATTGCCGGGGGAAGTGATGAACGGCGCCGGTTTATGGATGTTGTGATTTCGCAGTATGATAAGGAGTATCTGGATGCGCTTATACGGTATAACAAAGCACTGATACAACGGAATACTTTGCTGAAAAGTGAGTTTCCTGTCGAAGAGGAGCTGTTTTTGGTGTGGGAAGAAATGATGGCGCAGGCCGGTGAAATTGTATTCAAGAAGCGTGAAGCGTTTATCAAAGAGTTTATTCCTATCTTTCAGTCTTTTTATTCTTTCATTTCCCAGGATAAGGAACATGTAGGGCTGTCATATGAATCTCATGCGCGTGACGCTTCTTTGTTGGAAGTGTTGAGGCAAAGCAGGGAGCGGGACAAGATTATGGGATTCTCCTTGCGCGGGATTCATAAGGATGAGTTGAATATGCTGTTGGGCGAGTTCCCGATTAAGAAAGAGGGGTCGCAGGGACAGAATAAAACGTATCTGGTAGCATTGAAACTGGCTCAATTCGATTTCTTGAAACGTACCGGAAGAACTGTTCCTTTATTATTATTGGATGATATCTTTGATAAACTGGATGCGTCCCGTGTGGAACAGATTGTCAAATTGGTAGCGGGTGATAACTTCGGGCAGATATTTATAACGGATACGAACCGGGGACATTTGGACAGCATTTTGCATAAAGTAGGCAGTGATTATAAGATTTTCCGTGTGGCGGAAGGTGTCATTCACGAAATGGAGGCTGAATAA